A single genomic interval of Pseudomonadota bacterium harbors:
- a CDS encoding histone deacetylase gives MPIKRQLGVIFFPAYDWAISPTHPEREERLLYTQDQLREEGIFDLPGITEFKPEIATYADLERTHFCFPGPAEVTTESHLVAAGGAIRAARLVMEKKVDRAFALVRPPGHHAMKVVHGNRGFCNINNEAVLVEFIREHYGVRRIAIIDTDCHHGDGTQDIYWHDPNVLFISMHQDGRTIFPGTGFSDELGGPTARGRTLNIPLPPNTSDEGFLYVINNLIKPVLDDFKPELIINSAGQDNHYTDPITNMNFSAQGYARLNDRLNPDIAVLEGGYSIQGALPYVNLGIVLAMAGLDYSQVREPDYDFDRLCQSPQISENIEKICALTWKNYLQPPPLQVKVNQYDIRSKNIYYDTDGISDLQVEQLMVCTRCSGVRHLISKTRRHGSCVGIEIPLEACKRCRDEGYRLLDEARKSFRGSVIKFINRLEKDYISVNEFALTPMGRYFF, from the coding sequence ATGCCGATTAAGCGACAGCTCGGGGTTATTTTCTTTCCGGCCTATGACTGGGCCATCAGCCCGACCCATCCGGAAAGGGAGGAACGCCTGCTCTACACTCAGGATCAGCTTCGCGAGGAGGGCATTTTCGACCTTCCCGGAATAACCGAATTCAAACCTGAAATCGCGACCTATGCCGATCTGGAAAGAACCCATTTCTGTTTTCCCGGACCGGCCGAAGTCACCACCGAATCCCATCTGGTCGCCGCCGGCGGTGCCATTCGGGCGGCGCGCCTGGTGATGGAGAAAAAGGTTGACCGGGCTTTTGCCCTGGTCCGCCCGCCCGGACATCACGCCATGAAGGTCGTCCACGGCAATCGAGGCTTTTGCAACATCAACAACGAGGCCGTGCTGGTGGAGTTTATCCGGGAACATTACGGCGTACGCCGAATCGCCATCATCGATACCGACTGTCATCATGGCGATGGCACTCAGGACATCTATTGGCACGATCCGAACGTGCTCTTTATTTCAATGCATCAGGACGGCCGCACGATCTTTCCCGGAACCGGTTTCAGCGATGAGCTGGGTGGCCCCACGGCCCGCGGCCGCACGCTTAACATTCCGCTGCCGCCCAATACCTCCGACGAGGGTTTTCTCTACGTTATCAACAACCTGATCAAACCGGTACTGGATGATTTCAAACCGGAGCTGATCATTAACTCAGCCGGCCAGGACAACCATTATACCGATCCCATCACCAATATGAATTTTTCGGCCCAGGGTTACGCGCGGCTCAACGACCGCCTGAACCCCGATATCGCCGTTCTGGAGGGCGGCTACTCGATTCAGGGAGCCCTGCCCTATGTCAACCTCGGGATCGTGCTGGCCATGGCCGGCCTTGATTACAGCCAGGTCCGGGAGCCTGACTATGATTTCGACCGCTTATGCCAGAGCCCTCAGATCAGCGAAAACATTGAAAAGATCTGCGCCTTGACCTGGAAAAATTATCTTCAACCGCCACCGCTTCAGGTCAAGGTCAACCAGTACGACATCCGTTCTAAAAACATTTATTACGACACTGACGGCATCAGTGATCTTCAGGTTGAACAGCTCATGGTCTGCACCCGTTGCTCCGGGGTCAGGCACCTGATTTCCAAAACCCGGCGCCACGGCTCCTGCGTGGGCATTGAAATTCCGCTTGAGGCCTGCAAGCGCTGTCGCGACGAAGGTTACCGGCTTCTGGACGAAGCCCGAAAATCCTTCCGGGGCAGCGTGATCAAATTTATCAACCGCCTGGAAAAGGACTATATCAGTGTCAACGAGTTTGCGTTAACCCCCATGGGGCGTTACTTTTTTTGA
- a CDS encoding response regulator, with protein MKILIAEDEKVSRKLLENRLNKWGFSVTTAADGLQAWEIFQREHFPMVISDWMMPGLDGLELIRRIRSIARPGYVYTILLTARSEKEDILAGMDSGADDFMAKPFDKDELLARIKVGCRITDLEKDLAQRNLQLEKINQRMRRDLQAAAKIQQSLLPTQMPECEKFDFAWKYVPCDELAGDTLNLFRLDEDHIGLYLLDVSGHGVAAALLSVNLSRIINPNPEQSDLLKEKPAGAPGYRLVRPEEVAERLNQRFPLDSTNEQYFTLQYGQLNVRSGELVFVSAGHPPMIHLPAAGPGRPLQVRSLPIGFLVGAGKIYHEQTLKLQKGDRLYLYSDGIIEALNQQRDQFGVGRLIETLEESRNISLPESLEKLSEEINFWTSGQGCGDDFSLLALEFKI; from the coding sequence ATGAAAATTCTGATTGCCGAGGATGAAAAGGTTTCCCGCAAGCTGCTGGAAAATCGCCTGAACAAATGGGGTTTTTCCGTAACCACGGCCGCAGATGGTCTTCAGGCCTGGGAAATCTTTCAGCGCGAGCATTTCCCCATGGTTATCAGCGACTGGATGATGCCGGGGCTGGACGGGCTTGAATTGATTCGCCGAATCCGTTCGATTGCAAGACCCGGCTATGTCTACACGATTCTGCTGACGGCCCGCAGCGAAAAAGAGGATATTCTGGCGGGCATGGATTCCGGAGCCGATGATTTCATGGCCAAGCCTTTTGATAAGGACGAGCTGCTGGCCCGCATCAAAGTCGGTTGCCGAATAACCGACCTTGAAAAGGATCTGGCCCAGCGGAATCTGCAGTTGGAAAAGATCAATCAGCGCATGCGCCGCGATTTGCAGGCGGCGGCGAAGATTCAACAGTCCCTGCTCCCGACCCAGATGCCGGAATGCGAAAAATTTGACTTCGCCTGGAAATATGTTCCCTGTGACGAGCTCGCCGGTGACACCCTTAACCTTTTTCGCCTGGACGAAGATCATATCGGCCTCTACCTGCTCGATGTCAGCGGCCACGGCGTGGCGGCCGCCCTGCTTTCGGTCAATCTGTCACGCATCATTAATCCCAACCCGGAACAGTCGGACCTGCTGAAAGAGAAGCCCGCCGGGGCTCCCGGTTACCGGCTGGTCCGCCCCGAAGAGGTGGCCGAGCGACTCAATCAACGTTTCCCCCTGGACAGCACCAACGAACAATATTTTACGCTTCAGTACGGCCAGCTCAACGTTAGAAGCGGAGAGCTGGTTTTTGTTTCGGCCGGTCATCCTCCGATGATCCATCTCCCTGCTGCCGGACCGGGACGGCCGCTTCAGGTCCGCAGTCTGCCTATCGGTTTTTTGGTCGGAGCCGGCAAGATCTACCATGAACAGACTTTAAAATTGCAAAAAGGAGATCGCCTTTATCTTTATTCGGACGGCATCATCGAAGCCCTGAACCAGCAGCGAGACCAGTTTGGGGTTGGACGACTGATTGAAACCCTTGAGGAATCAAGAAATATTTCCCTGCCCGAAAGTCTGGAAAAACTGTCCGAAGAGATTAATTTCTGGACCAGCGGCCAGGGTTGTGGGGATGATTTTTCCTTGCTCGCGCTGGAATTTAAAATTTAG
- a CDS encoding Hsp20/alpha crystallin family protein — translation MAIVKWTPYQRGWAPFQDLVTIQDRINSLFEDTMGFKDDKSLTTTSWKPLVDIFEDDQAITIKAELPEVDEKDIQIDLNDNMLSIKGERKLEKEEKKESYHRVERYYGSFQRTFELPTSVDRENIAASYNKGVLKVVLPKKEESQPKKVQIEIK, via the coding sequence ATGGCTATTGTAAAATGGACACCTTATCAGCGCGGCTGGGCTCCTTTCCAGGATCTTGTCACCATTCAGGACCGCATCAATAGTCTTTTCGAAGACACCATGGGTTTCAAGGATGATAAATCCCTGACCACCACCAGCTGGAAACCGCTGGTCGATATTTTCGAGGATGATCAGGCGATCACCATCAAAGCCGAACTGCCGGAAGTTGATGAAAAGGATATCCAGATCGACCTCAATGACAACATGCTTTCCATCAAGGGCGAAAGAAAGCTTGAAAAGGAAGAGAAGAAGGAAAGCTATCACCGCGTCGAACGCTATTACGGTTCATTCCAGAGAACCTTTGAACTGCCCACTTCGGTCGACCGGGAGAATATTGCCGCCAGCTACAACAAGGGGGTGCTCAAGGTAGTCCTGCCCAAAAAAGAGGAGAGTCAACCGAAAAAGGTTCAGATCGAGATAAAATAA
- a CDS encoding amino acid-binding protein — translation MVRTEINLFLKNLPGELAKLTLLLSENQINIDAITIQDATSYVEELFKARGKALKRHATAASYGIIQKDSEQFALVRLLTSDTDKTLDLLTQADYFYEITPVMAIELDNQPGTLAATAKKIGDAGINISYVYGSVSAADGKTLFVFHPEDIDLAARVFKRADA, via the coding sequence ATGGTTCGTACCGAAATCAACCTTTTTCTGAAAAACCTTCCCGGGGAGCTCGCCAAGCTTACCCTGCTCCTCTCGGAAAACCAAATCAATATTGATGCGATCACCATTCAGGATGCCACCAGTTATGTCGAAGAGCTTTTTAAAGCCCGCGGCAAAGCCCTGAAACGGCATGCCACCGCCGCCAGTTACGGCATAATCCAGAAAGATTCGGAACAGTTTGCCCTGGTTCGCCTGCTCACCAGCGACACCGACAAAACCCTGGATCTGCTGACCCAGGCCGACTATTTTTATGAAATCACCCCGGTAATGGCGATCGAGCTTGATAATCAGCCCGGAACGCTAGCCGCCACCGCCAAAAAGATCGGCGACGCCGGCATCAATATCAGTTATGTTTATGGTTCGGTCTCCGCGGCCGACGGGAAAACCCTCTTTGTCTTCCACCCCGAAGATATCGATCTGGCGGCCCGGGTTTTCAAACGAGCCGACGCGTAA
- a CDS encoding MBL fold metallo-hydrolase, whose protein sequence is MFFQQFKVEGLGCLSYMIGCPQDGRALVVDPKRDIDDYLKTAQSNKMRITSIIETHIHADHISGAAELSYQTGAPIHIEAGSPVGYSHLPLYDGDEITIGNAHIRIMATPGHTPNSISLAISDLARSNLVEMLLTGDLLFVGSIGRPDLAGGEHLEEQIRNAYHSLYHKLAEFPDYVEIYPAHGAGSLCGAGISAKPSSTLGYERRTNPFLKLDFEAFRKLLSSNTPHRPINFTHIINTNMQGAKLIQDLPAVNAYKPVTCKRFLDADPEHRIVDLREATAFGGVHIPTSLNIGLAPNSATWIGNVINPENELLLLADHRQHIDEALTMFRRVGYDNIKGFMVGLNSWIMAAEETGFLPQITVHSLHKVLEKYPDHLVIDVRNHEEWQTGHIEKAEHLPLTELISQGLRQQAEQHISVICMSGYRSNIAASILKQRGFSNVYSVIGGMSTWKTAGYATV, encoded by the coding sequence ATGTTTTTCCAACAGTTCAAGGTCGAAGGTCTCGGCTGTCTGTCGTATATGATCGGCTGTCCCCAGGATGGCCGGGCCCTGGTGGTCGATCCCAAACGCGACATAGATGACTACCTGAAAACCGCGCAAAGCAACAAGATGAGGATCACCAGCATCATTGAAACCCATATCCACGCGGATCACATTTCAGGGGCGGCGGAACTGAGTTACCAAACCGGAGCTCCGATTCACATCGAAGCCGGATCGCCGGTAGGTTACAGCCATCTGCCCCTGTACGACGGGGATGAGATCACAATCGGTAACGCCCATATCAGAATCATGGCAACCCCGGGGCATACCCCGAACTCAATCTCTCTGGCGATTTCCGATCTGGCCCGCAGCAACCTGGTGGAAATGCTGTTAACCGGAGACCTGCTCTTTGTCGGCAGCATCGGGCGTCCCGATCTGGCCGGCGGGGAACATCTCGAAGAACAGATCAGAAACGCCTACCATAGTCTTTATCATAAACTGGCCGAATTTCCCGACTATGTGGAAATCTATCCGGCTCATGGCGCGGGTTCACTTTGCGGAGCCGGAATCAGCGCCAAACCATCATCAACCCTGGGCTACGAACGCCGCACCAATCCTTTTCTGAAACTTGATTTCGAAGCGTTCAGAAAGCTGCTCAGCAGCAACACGCCCCATCGCCCCATCAATTTCACCCATATCATCAACACCAACATGCAGGGAGCGAAACTTATTCAGGATCTGCCTGCCGTCAATGCATACAAACCCGTGACCTGTAAAAGATTTCTCGACGCCGACCCCGAACATCGAATTGTCGACCTTCGCGAAGCCACCGCCTTTGGCGGAGTTCATATTCCGACCAGCCTGAATATCGGCCTGGCACCAAATTCGGCCACCTGGATCGGCAATGTGATCAATCCCGAAAATGAGCTCCTGCTGCTTGCCGACCACCGACAACACATCGACGAGGCCCTGACCATGTTCCGGCGGGTCGGCTACGACAACATCAAAGGCTTCATGGTCGGCCTCAACAGCTGGATCATGGCGGCTGAAGAAACCGGCTTTCTACCTCAGATCACCGTTCATTCCCTGCATAAAGTTCTCGAAAAATATCCTGATCACCTGGTCATAGATGTCCGCAACCACGAAGAATGGCAAACCGGTCATATCGAAAAGGCCGAGCATCTTCCTTTGACCGAGCTCATCTCCCAGGGCTTGAGACAGCAAGCGGAACAGCATATCAGCGTGATCTGCATGTCCGGCTACCGTTCCAATATTGCCGCCTCAATCCTCAAACAACGAGGTTTCAGCAATGTCTACAGCGTGATCGGCGGCATGAGCACCTGGAAAACCGCGGGTTACGCCACCGTCTGA
- the rfbC gene encoding dTDP-4-dehydrorhamnose 3,5-epimerase, translating into MEFVAGAIAGVVLVRPDIHCDQRGFFMETFNQEKYHGKVEPCRFVQDNMSSSLQGTVRGLHYQLKKPQGKLVFALRGEIFDVAVDIRYGSPTFGLWVGYHLSENNRWQLFVPPGLAHGFMVLSDKAEVYYKCTNVYSPGDEYGLLWNDPDIGIDWPLAEVIISEKDRLQPTLAGIDQRVLPLWSE; encoded by the coding sequence ATGGAGTTTGTCGCCGGTGCGATTGCGGGAGTGGTTTTAGTCAGACCTGACATCCATTGTGATCAACGGGGTTTTTTTATGGAAACCTTCAATCAGGAAAAGTATCACGGCAAGGTTGAGCCCTGCCGTTTTGTGCAGGACAATATGTCTTCCTCCCTGCAAGGGACCGTCAGAGGTTTGCATTACCAGCTGAAAAAGCCGCAGGGTAAACTGGTTTTTGCCCTGCGAGGGGAAATCTTTGATGTCGCGGTTGATATTCGATATGGTTCTCCGACTTTCGGGCTTTGGGTCGGCTATCATCTTTCCGAAAACAACCGCTGGCAACTTTTTGTGCCGCCGGGACTAGCTCACGGTTTCATGGTTCTCAGTGACAAGGCCGAAGTCTATTACAAATGCACCAACGTTTACTCACCTGGCGACGAGTATGGGCTGCTCTGGAATGATCCTGACATCGGCATCGACTGGCCTTTGGCGGAGGTGATTATTTCCGAGAAGGACCGGCTTCAGCCGACCCTGGCCGGAATCGATCAACGCGTCTTGCCGCTCTGGTCGGAGTAG
- a CDS encoding AEC family transporter, with protein sequence MIKIAETIIPIFMLIMLGGGARRFGFLRPEFMAAANRLVFYLAIPALVFRALSRASLRSEFDPWSVVMMGVAVFIVGGLGLLSISLTGKAAGPRQGTFTQTTIHGNLGYIGLAVAYYYLDECGFARAGMMLGFLMILQNLLGVVLLQYFCSVQGGARRLRQMLISVILNPVILAALAGMLFNLSALPLPSVMDRFLLILSGLALPMGLLLIGASISVALLRRWLPLAGLSAFYKLLLLPATGLLLFRLAGVSEQNYEPGLILLAAPTATLTYVMAREMGGQVDLTIASISLSTMLSAFTYTLWLGWLAG encoded by the coding sequence ATGATTAAGATCGCGGAAACGATTATTCCGATTTTCATGCTGATCATGCTTGGCGGCGGAGCCCGACGTTTTGGTTTTCTGCGGCCGGAATTCATGGCGGCCGCGAATCGGCTGGTTTTTTATCTGGCGATTCCGGCGCTGGTCTTTCGGGCCTTGAGTCGGGCCTCTCTGCGATCTGAATTTGATCCCTGGTCGGTAGTCATGATGGGGGTTGCGGTTTTTATCGTCGGCGGGTTGGGGTTGCTGTCGATCAGTCTTACGGGCAAAGCGGCCGGGCCTCGGCAGGGAACCTTTACGCAGACGACCATTCATGGGAATCTGGGCTATATCGGCCTGGCCGTGGCCTATTATTATCTTGATGAGTGTGGCTTTGCCCGGGCCGGCATGATGCTGGGCTTTCTGATGATTTTGCAGAATCTGCTCGGGGTCGTTCTGCTCCAGTATTTCTGCTCGGTTCAGGGCGGAGCGCGTCGCCTTCGGCAAATGCTGATCTCCGTGATTCTGAACCCGGTTATCCTGGCCGCTCTGGCCGGAATGCTGTTTAATCTCAGTGCCTTGCCGCTGCCCTCGGTGATGGATCGCTTTTTGTTGATTTTAAGTGGTTTAGCCTTGCCGATGGGGCTATTGTTAATCGGGGCTTCAATCTCTGTCGCTTTACTCAGACGCTGGTTGCCCTTGGCGGGGCTTTCGGCTTTTTACAAATTGCTGCTTTTGCCGGCCACCGGGCTGCTGCTTTTTCGTCTTGCCGGGGTAAGTGAACAAAACTATGAGCCGGGCCTGATTCTGCTGGCCGCTCCGACGGCCACCCTGACCTATGTTATGGCCCGGGAAATGGGCGGCCAGGTTGATCTGACCATCGCTTCAATTTCCCTCTCAACCATGCTTTCTGCTTTCACTTACACTCTCTGGCTGGGTTGGCTGGCGGGTTGA